From Rhipicephalus sanguineus isolate Rsan-2018 unplaced genomic scaffold, BIME_Rsan_1.4 Seq654, whole genome shotgun sequence, a single genomic window includes:
- the LOC119378003 gene encoding U6 snRNA-associated Sm-like protein LSm2 codes for MLFYSFFKSLVGKDVVVELKNDLSMCGTLHSVDQYLNIKLTDISVTEQDKYPHMLSVKNCFIRGSVVRYVQLPADEVDTQLLQDAARKEASQSKP; via the exons ATG CTGTTCTACTCGTTTTTCAAGTCCTTGGTCGGCAAGGATGTCGTTGTTGAGTTGAAAAACGACTTGAG TATGTGCGGAACTCTACACTCAGTGGACCAGTATCTCAACATAAAGCTAACAGACATCAGTGTCACTGAGCAGGACAAATATCCTCACATG CTCTCTGTCAAGAACTGCTTCATAAGAGGTTCCGTTGTGCGTTATGTTCAGCTGCCAGCAGATGAAGTGGACACACAATTGCTCCAAGATGCTGCTAGGAAAGAGGCCTCGCAAAGCAAGCCATGA